The Streptomyces sp. CC0208 genome window below encodes:
- the paaD gene encoding 1,2-phenylacetyl-CoA epoxidase subunit PaaD, translating into MVTLTPLETELFALAGSVPDPELPVLTLRELGVLRAVHVRDADSVEVELTPTYTGCPAIEAMSLDIERVLRDHGVREVTVRTVLAPAWSTDDITAEGRRKLREFGIAPPRVVAAAGPVAVGLGPTRTRDAEAEALLCPHCGSADTELLSRFSSTACKALRRCLDCREPFDHFKEL; encoded by the coding sequence ATGGTGACGCTCACCCCGCTGGAGACCGAACTGTTCGCGCTCGCCGGTTCGGTGCCCGACCCCGAGCTGCCGGTGCTCACCCTGCGCGAGCTGGGCGTGCTGCGTGCGGTGCATGTCCGGGACGCGGACTCGGTCGAGGTCGAGCTGACCCCGACGTACACCGGCTGCCCGGCGATCGAGGCGATGTCCCTGGACATCGAGCGGGTGCTGCGCGACCACGGCGTGCGGGAGGTCACCGTGCGCACGGTGCTCGCGCCCGCCTGGTCGACCGACGACATCACCGCCGAAGGACGCCGCAAGCTGCGGGAGTTCGGCATAGCGCCACCCCGCGTCGTGGCGGCGGCCGGGCCGGTCGCGGTGGGACTGGGGCCGACGCGGACACGCGACGCGGAGGCCGAAGCGCTCCTCTGCCCGCACTGCGGTTCCGCCGACACCGAACTGCTCAGCCGGTTCTCCTCCACCGCGTGCAAGGCGCTGCGGCGGTGCTTGGACTGCCGTGAACCGTTCGACCACTTCAAGGAGTTGTGA
- a CDS encoding 2Fe-2S iron-sulfur cluster-binding protein: MARFHPLPVAAVDRLTDDSVALTLTVPPELREEFRYAAGQHLALRRTADGTEIRRTYSICSPAPDAEGPRELRVGVRLVEGGAFSTYALKEINVGDELEVMTPAGRFTLDPAPGLYAAVVGGSGITPVLSIAATLLAREPEARFCLIRSDRTSASTMFLEEVADLKDRYPERFQLVTVLSREEQQAGLPSGRLDRQRLTGLLPALLPVERVAGWFLCGPFGLVQGAERALQELGVARTRIHEEIFHVDAGAAPAQPVPAPAHSTVTARLDGRGGSWPVQDGESLLETVLRNRSDAPYACKGGVCGTCRAFLVSGEVRMDRNFALEPEETQAGYVLACQSHPVTEKVELDFDR; this comes from the coding sequence ATGGCCCGCTTCCACCCGCTCCCGGTGGCCGCGGTCGACCGGCTCACCGACGACTCCGTGGCCCTAACCCTCACCGTGCCGCCCGAACTGCGCGAGGAGTTCCGGTACGCCGCCGGCCAGCATCTCGCCCTGCGCCGCACGGCCGACGGCACGGAGATACGCCGGACCTACTCCATCTGCTCCCCGGCGCCGGACGCAGAGGGACCACGCGAACTGCGGGTCGGCGTGCGGCTGGTGGAGGGCGGCGCCTTCTCGACGTACGCGCTCAAGGAAATCAACGTCGGCGACGAGCTGGAGGTGATGACACCGGCGGGCCGGTTCACCCTCGACCCGGCGCCCGGTCTGTACGCGGCGGTCGTCGGCGGCAGCGGCATCACCCCGGTGCTGTCGATCGCGGCGACGCTGCTGGCACGCGAGCCCGAGGCCCGGTTCTGTCTGATCCGCAGCGACCGCACTTCCGCGTCGACGATGTTCCTGGAGGAGGTCGCCGACCTGAAGGACCGCTACCCCGAGCGGTTCCAGCTGGTCACGGTGCTCTCCCGGGAAGAGCAGCAGGCCGGGTTGCCCTCCGGGCGGCTCGACCGACAGCGACTGACCGGGCTGCTGCCGGCCCTGCTGCCGGTGGAGCGGGTGGCGGGCTGGTTCCTGTGCGGGCCGTTCGGACTCGTGCAGGGTGCGGAGAGGGCGTTGCAGGAGCTCGGGGTCGCGCGGACCCGGATCCACGAGGAGATCTTCCATGTGGACGCGGGGGCTGCTCCGGCACAACCGGTTCCGGCGCCCGCGCACAGCACGGTGACCGCCCGGCTCGACGGACGCGGCGGCAGCTGGCCCGTCCAGGACGGTGAGTCGTTGCTGGAGACGGTGTTGCGCAACCGGTCCGACGCGCCCTACGCCTGCAAGGGCGGGGTGTGCGGGACCTGCCGGGCCTTCCTGGTCTCCGGTGAGGTGCGCATGGACCGCAACTTCGCGCTGGAGCCGGAGGAGACGCAGGCGGGCTATGTGCTGGCATGCCAGTCGCATCCGGTGACGGAGAAGGTGGAGCTGGACTTCGACAGGTAG
- a CDS encoding HTTM domain-containing protein, whose protein sequence is MNRFALAVSTGIARVTEAALGPYQTAMIRIGFSATWLLFLLREFPHRQELYGPDGPWSWNLAEQLVSLNGAFTALMWSDGQFWFETVYVLAVVSSVLLLLGWRTRAMSVLFMVGVLSLQNRSIFMGDGGDNVLHLMCMYLVFTRCGQVWSLDERRARRSREAHARGEHVVDRVGPALWGVLGLVLASAAFLDRLSGDWVVPALLWALWLAQALWWAVGRFARSGQSRIMLDVVANIVHNGALLVIMAEACLIYATAGWYKIQGSRWQDGTAVYYPLHLQSFSPWPALADLLSSNGVMVMLVTYGTVAVQVAFPFTLFNRRVKNVLLAAMITEHAVIAVVLGLPFFSLAMIAADSVFLPTSFLRRLGDGAARVRGRLWTRWAGGGGRGAGLLGRGGPKGRPTPEGHRTPGRPGPATDPGSTKTPRPADRPGDNPGDPENPGHRHVGFPA, encoded by the coding sequence GTGAACCGATTCGCCCTGGCGGTGTCCACCGGCATCGCCCGTGTCACCGAGGCCGCCCTCGGCCCCTACCAGACCGCGATGATCCGTATCGGTTTCAGCGCGACCTGGCTGCTGTTCCTGCTGCGCGAGTTCCCGCACCGCCAGGAGCTGTACGGCCCGGACGGTCCGTGGAGCTGGAACCTCGCCGAACAGCTGGTCTCGCTCAACGGCGCGTTCACGGCCCTGATGTGGTCGGACGGGCAGTTCTGGTTCGAGACGGTCTATGTGCTCGCCGTCGTCTCGAGCGTCCTGCTGCTGCTCGGCTGGCGCACCCGCGCGATGTCCGTTCTCTTCATGGTCGGCGTGCTCTCGCTGCAGAACCGCAGCATCTTCATGGGCGACGGCGGCGACAACGTCCTGCATCTGATGTGCATGTACCTGGTCTTCACGCGCTGCGGCCAGGTCTGGTCGCTGGACGAGCGCCGGGCCCGGCGCTCGCGGGAGGCACACGCGCGTGGAGAGCATGTCGTGGACCGTGTCGGGCCGGCCCTGTGGGGCGTCCTCGGGCTCGTGCTGGCGTCGGCGGCCTTCCTGGACAGGCTGAGCGGCGACTGGGTCGTCCCGGCGCTCCTGTGGGCTCTGTGGCTGGCGCAGGCCCTGTGGTGGGCGGTCGGACGGTTCGCCCGGTCCGGCCAGTCGCGGATCATGCTCGACGTCGTCGCCAACATCGTCCACAACGGCGCCCTGCTCGTGATCATGGCCGAGGCCTGTCTCATCTACGCGACGGCGGGCTGGTACAAGATCCAGGGTTCCCGCTGGCAGGACGGCACCGCCGTCTACTACCCGCTGCATCTGCAGTCCTTCTCGCCGTGGCCCGCCCTCGCCGACCTGCTGTCGTCGAACGGCGTCATGGTGATGCTGGTGACGTACGGCACGGTCGCCGTGCAGGTCGCCTTCCCGTTCACGCTGTTCAACCGGCGGGTCAAGAACGTCCTGCTGGCGGCGATGATCACCGAGCACGCGGTGATCGCGGTCGTCCTCGGACTGCCGTTCTTCTCGCTGGCGATGATCGCCGCGGACTCGGTCTTCCTGCCGACGTCGTTCCTTCGCCGGCTGGGCGACGGGGCGGCACGCGTGCGTGGCCGGCTGTGGACGCGCTGGGCGGGCGGGGGCGGCCGGGGAGCGGGGCTGCTCGGACGCGGCGGCCCGAAGGGGCGACCCACTCCTGAGGGACACCGGACTCCCGGCCGGCCGGGCCCAGCGACGGATCCGGGATCCACGAAGACCCCGCGGCCCGCCGACCGCCCCGGCGACAACCCCGGCGACCCCGAGAACCCCGGTCACCGGCACGTAGGCTTCCCCGCATGA
- the paaN gene encoding phenylacetic acid degradation protein PaaN: protein MAAELTAHQLIAAHRPTLDQALEAIRTRAYWSPHPEHPKAYGQDGSLDMAAGKAAFDALLGTRLDLGQPGTDGFVGGEVSPYGIELGVEYPHADLDVLLPAMKAGQKAWRDAGAEIRAVVCLEILKRISDRTHEFAHAVMHTSGQAFMMAFQAGGPHAQDRGLEAVAYAYVEQVRTPDTAEWTKPQGKRDPLALTKQFTPVPRGIGLVIGCNTFPTWNGYPGLFASLATGNAVLVKPHPRAVLPLALTVQVARDVLGEAGFDPNLVALAAERPGEGIAKTLATRPEIRIIDYTGSTEFGDWLEANARQAQVYTEKAGVNTVLVESAGDYKGMLSNLAFSLSLYSGQMCTTPQNLLIPRDGIRTDEGPKTFDEVVSDLARSVDGLLGDDARANALLGAIVNPDVKARLEAAAGLGEVALASREIANAEFPGAVVRTPVVVKLDGAKPDAEAAYMSECFGPVSFAVAVDSAADAVELLRRTIREKGAMTVGAYTTDEEVEQAVQEVCLEEAAQLSLNLVGGVYVNQTAAFSDFHGSGGNPAANSALCDGAFVANRFRVVEVRREA, encoded by the coding sequence ATGGCCGCCGAACTGACCGCCCACCAGCTGATCGCCGCGCACCGGCCCACCCTCGACCAGGCGCTCGAAGCGATCCGCACGCGCGCGTACTGGTCCCCGCACCCGGAGCACCCCAAGGCCTACGGCCAGGACGGCAGCCTCGACATGGCGGCGGGCAAGGCCGCCTTCGACGCCCTGCTGGGCACCCGCCTCGACCTCGGCCAGCCCGGCACCGACGGCTTCGTGGGCGGCGAGGTCTCGCCGTACGGCATCGAACTGGGCGTCGAGTACCCGCACGCGGACCTGGACGTGCTGCTGCCCGCAATGAAGGCGGGCCAGAAGGCCTGGCGGGACGCGGGCGCCGAGATCCGCGCGGTGGTGTGCCTGGAGATCCTCAAGCGGATCAGCGACCGGACCCACGAGTTCGCGCACGCGGTCATGCACACCAGCGGCCAGGCCTTCATGATGGCGTTCCAGGCGGGCGGCCCGCACGCGCAGGACCGCGGCCTGGAAGCCGTGGCGTACGCGTACGTGGAGCAGGTCCGCACCCCCGACACCGCGGAGTGGACCAAGCCGCAGGGCAAGCGCGACCCGCTCGCGCTCACCAAGCAGTTCACACCGGTTCCGCGCGGGATCGGCCTGGTCATCGGCTGCAACACCTTCCCGACGTGGAACGGCTATCCGGGCCTGTTCGCCTCCCTGGCCACCGGTAACGCGGTCCTGGTGAAGCCGCACCCGCGCGCGGTGCTGCCGCTCGCGCTCACCGTCCAGGTGGCGCGGGACGTCCTGGGCGAGGCCGGCTTCGACCCGAACCTGGTGGCGCTCGCCGCCGAGCGCCCCGGCGAGGGCATCGCGAAGACCCTGGCCACGCGCCCCGAGATCCGGATCATCGACTACACCGGTTCGACGGAGTTCGGCGACTGGCTGGAGGCCAACGCCCGCCAGGCACAGGTCTACACGGAGAAGGCCGGCGTCAACACCGTGCTCGTGGAGTCGGCCGGCGACTACAAGGGGATGCTCTCCAACCTGGCCTTCTCCCTCTCCCTGTACAGCGGCCAGATGTGCACCACCCCGCAGAACCTGCTGATCCCCCGGGACGGCATCCGCACCGACGAGGGTCCCAAGACCTTCGACGAGGTGGTCTCCGACCTCGCCCGCTCGGTCGACGGCCTCCTCGGCGACGACGCGCGCGCGAACGCGCTGCTGGGCGCGATCGTCAACCCCGACGTGAAGGCGCGCCTGGAGGCCGCGGCGGGTCTCGGCGAAGTCGCCCTGGCCTCGCGGGAGATCGCCAACGCGGAGTTCCCGGGCGCGGTCGTGCGCACTCCGGTCGTCGTCAAGCTGGACGGCGCCAAGCCGGACGCCGAGGCCGCTTACATGAGTGAGTGCTTCGGGCCCGTCTCCTTCGCCGTCGCGGTCGACTCGGCGGCCGACGCCGTGGAGCTGCTGCGGCGCACGATCCGCGAGAAGGGCGCCATGACGGTCGGCGCGTACACCACCGACGAAGAGGTCGAGCAGGCCGTCCAGGAGGTCTGCCTGGAGGAGGCGGCGCAGCTGTCGCTGAACCTCGTCGGCGGGGTCTACGTCAACCAGACGGCCGCGTTCTCCGACTTCCACGGATCGGGCGGCAACCCGGCGGCCAACTCCGCGCTGTGCGACGGGGCGTTCGTCGCCAACCGGTTCCGGGTGGTCGAGGTGCGCCGGGAGGCCTAG
- a CDS encoding TetR/AcrR family transcriptional regulator: MTTAKRDTYTPETLLSVAVQIFNERGYDGTSMEHLSKAAGISKSSIYHHVAGKEELLRRAVSRALDGLFGILDEEHARVGRASDRLEYVVRRMVEVLIAELPYVTLLLRVRGNTDTERWALERRRDFDHRVAELLKAAAADGDVRGDVEVRLATRLVFGMINSIVEWYRPDGRGMNEREVADAVAQLIFGGLRRAS, from the coding sequence ATGACGACCGCCAAGCGCGACACGTACACGCCGGAGACGCTGCTGTCCGTCGCCGTCCAAATCTTCAACGAACGCGGCTACGACGGCACGTCCATGGAGCACCTCTCCAAGGCGGCGGGTATCTCCAAGTCGTCGATCTACCACCATGTGGCCGGCAAGGAGGAACTGCTGCGCCGGGCCGTCAGCCGGGCCCTGGACGGCCTCTTCGGGATCCTCGATGAGGAGCACGCGCGCGTGGGCCGCGCTTCCGACCGCCTGGAGTACGTCGTGCGACGCATGGTCGAGGTGCTGATCGCCGAACTCCCCTACGTCACCCTGCTGCTGCGGGTGCGCGGCAACACGGACACCGAGCGGTGGGCCCTGGAGCGCCGCCGCGACTTCGACCACCGGGTCGCCGAACTCCTGAAGGCGGCCGCGGCGGACGGTGACGTACGCGGTGACGTGGAGGTGCGCCTCGCGACCCGGCTGGTCTTCGGCATGATCAACTCCATCGTGGAGTGGTACCGCCCGGACGGCCGAGGCATGAACGAACGCGAAGTGGCGGACGCGGTGGCGCAGTTGATCTTCGGGGGACTGCGCAGGGCGTCCTGA
- the paaB gene encoding 1,2-phenylacetyl-CoA epoxidase subunit PaaB, with protein MTNTDWPLWEVFVRSRRGLSHTHAGSLHAPDAELALRNARDLYTRRGEGVSIWVVPSSAITASSPDEKDPFFEPSADKPYRHPTFYEIPEGVKHL; from the coding sequence ATGACGAACACCGACTGGCCCCTGTGGGAGGTCTTCGTGCGCTCGCGCCGCGGCCTCTCCCACACCCACGCCGGCAGCCTGCACGCCCCGGACGCGGAGCTCGCCCTGCGCAACGCCCGCGACCTGTACACCCGGCGCGGCGAGGGCGTCTCGATCTGGGTGGTGCCCTCGTCCGCCATCACGGCCTCCTCGCCCGACGAGAAGGACCCGTTCTTCGAGCCGTCCGCCGACAAGCCGTACCGGCACCCGACGTTCTACGAGATCCCGGAGGGGGTGAAGCACCTGTGA
- a CDS encoding TrmH family RNA methyltransferase, which translates to MTGPDPVSLWHRLVDTCVLLDGFHALKHAVRFGAEVPVAVAVDRGAALALAEELAPDVRDTLDALLTQVPESAYASLVPRPHPTGVAALAVRPSRAAHLEKLAHTPRTTPVVVLDNPRNLGNAGAVIRLAAGFGATGVVTTGTLDPWHPTVVRGGAGLHFATAVERLTVAELPPGPVFALDPEGDDIRGVKLPDDAVLAFGSERSGLSPELRARAGHLVALPMRPQVSSYNLATSVAMTLYHWSLGGA; encoded by the coding sequence ATGACCGGTCCCGATCCCGTGAGCCTGTGGCACCGGCTCGTCGACACCTGTGTGCTGCTCGACGGCTTCCACGCCCTCAAGCACGCCGTGCGGTTCGGGGCCGAGGTCCCGGTGGCGGTCGCCGTCGACCGGGGCGCGGCGCTCGCCCTGGCCGAGGAGCTGGCGCCGGACGTACGGGACACCCTGGACGCGCTGTTGACGCAGGTCCCGGAGTCGGCGTACGCGTCCCTCGTGCCCCGCCCGCATCCCACGGGGGTCGCGGCACTGGCCGTACGGCCGTCCCGGGCGGCCCATCTCGAGAAGCTGGCGCACACACCGCGTACCACCCCCGTGGTGGTCCTCGACAATCCGCGCAACCTCGGCAACGCGGGGGCGGTGATCCGGCTGGCCGCGGGCTTCGGGGCGACCGGCGTGGTCACCACGGGCACGCTCGACCCCTGGCACCCGACCGTCGTCCGCGGTGGGGCGGGCCTGCACTTCGCGACCGCGGTGGAGCGCCTGACGGTCGCCGAGCTGCCGCCCGGGCCGGTGTTCGCCCTGGACCCGGAGGGCGACGACATCCGGGGTGTGAAGCTCCCGGACGACGCCGTCCTCGCCTTCGGCTCGGAGCGCAGCGGGCTGTCACCTGAACTGCGCGCGCGAGCGGGTCATCTGGTGGCGCTGCCGATGCGCCCTCAGGTCTCCAGCTACAACCTGGCCACGAGTGTGGCGATGACCCTCTACCACTGGAGTCTCGGCGGGGCCTAG
- a CDS encoding 3-hydroxyacyl-CoA dehydrogenase, producing the protein MTGLDLSSPVAVVGTGTMGQGIAQVALVAGHSVRLYDAAPGRALEAADAIGARLDRLVEKDRLTAADRDAARARLVAAGHLTDLADCTLVVEAVLERLDVKQQLFRELEDVVGEDCLLATNTSSLSVTAIAGALRHPGRFVGLHFFNPAPLLPLVEVVSGFATDVSSATRAYETARAWGKTPVACADTPGFIVNRIARPFYAEAFAVHEAQGAEPATIDAVLRECGGFKMGAFELTDLIGQDVNESVTHSVWRAFFQDVRFTPSLAQQRLVESGRLGRKSGRGWYDYTDGAERDEPHTAEPAQAPAYVVAEGDLGPASELLALIREAGIQVREDEEDHGTRLLLPSGGQLALADGQTSVEFRDVVYFDLALDYRKATRIALSASQDTSQQTLAEATGLFQALGKDVSVIGDVPGMIVARTVARIVDLAHDAVAKGVATREDIDTAMRLGVNYPLGPFEWSRRLGRNWAYALLDDLHLRDPSGRYAPSLALYRHAYASDKREGSTS; encoded by the coding sequence ATGACAGGACTCGACCTCAGCAGCCCCGTGGCCGTCGTCGGCACCGGCACCATGGGCCAGGGCATCGCCCAGGTCGCGCTGGTCGCCGGGCATTCCGTGCGGCTCTACGACGCCGCCCCCGGCCGTGCCCTGGAGGCGGCCGACGCGATCGGGGCCCGCCTCGACCGGCTCGTCGAGAAGGACCGGCTCACCGCCGCCGACCGGGACGCCGCGCGGGCCCGTCTGGTGGCCGCCGGGCACCTCACCGACCTCGCGGACTGCACCCTGGTCGTCGAGGCCGTCCTGGAGCGGCTGGACGTCAAGCAGCAGCTCTTCCGAGAGCTGGAGGACGTCGTGGGCGAGGACTGTCTGCTCGCCACCAACACCTCCTCCCTGTCGGTGACGGCCATCGCCGGCGCGCTGCGCCATCCAGGCCGCTTCGTGGGCCTGCACTTCTTCAACCCCGCGCCGCTGCTGCCGCTGGTAGAGGTCGTCTCCGGGTTCGCCACCGACGTCTCGTCGGCCACGCGCGCGTACGAGACGGCCCGTGCGTGGGGCAAGACGCCGGTCGCCTGCGCCGACACCCCCGGCTTCATCGTCAACCGGATCGCGCGGCCCTTCTACGCCGAGGCGTTCGCGGTCCACGAGGCCCAGGGCGCCGAGCCCGCCACCATCGACGCGGTCCTGCGTGAGTGCGGCGGCTTCAAGATGGGCGCGTTCGAACTGACCGACCTGATCGGGCAGGACGTCAACGAGTCCGTGACGCATTCCGTGTGGCGCGCCTTCTTCCAGGACGTGCGCTTCACGCCCTCGCTGGCCCAGCAGCGCCTGGTCGAGTCGGGCCGGCTCGGCCGCAAGAGCGGGCGGGGCTGGTACGACTACACGGACGGCGCCGAGCGCGACGAGCCGCACACCGCGGAGCCGGCCCAGGCGCCCGCGTACGTCGTCGCCGAGGGCGATCTGGGCCCCGCGTCCGAACTGCTCGCGCTGATCCGCGAGGCGGGCATCCAGGTCCGCGAGGACGAGGAGGACCACGGCACCCGCCTGCTCCTGCCGAGCGGCGGCCAGCTCGCGCTCGCCGACGGGCAGACCTCGGTGGAGTTCCGGGACGTCGTCTACTTCGACCTCGCGCTCGACTACCGCAAGGCCACGCGCATCGCGCTGTCTGCCTCCCAGGACACCTCGCAGCAGACCCTCGCCGAGGCCACCGGGCTCTTCCAGGCGCTCGGCAAGGACGTCAGCGTCATCGGGGACGTGCCCGGAATGATCGTCGCCCGCACGGTCGCCCGGATCGTCGACCTGGCCCACGACGCCGTCGCCAAGGGCGTGGCCACCCGGGAGGACATCGACACCGCCATGCGGCTCGGAGTGAACTACCCGCTCGGTCCCTTCGAGTGGAGCCGCAGGCTCGGCCGCAACTGGGCCTACGCCCTCCTCGACGACCTGCACCTGCGCGACCCGTCCGGTCGGTACGCGCCCTCGCTCGCGCTGTACCGGCACGCGTACGCCTCCGACAAGCGGGAGGGCAGCACCTCATGA
- the paaA gene encoding 1,2-phenylacetyl-CoA epoxidase subunit PaaA, which translates to MATAAAQQTASTQAYGARGAVGDTTAYQSVFDAAVAADERIEPRDWMPDAYRATLVRQIAQHAHSEIIGMQPEANWITRAPSLRRKAILMAKVQDEAGHGLYLYSAAETLGTGRDELLDKLHSGRQKYSSIFNYPTLTWADVGAIGWLVDGAAITNQVPLCRCSYGPYARAMVRICKEESFHQRQGYELLLALSKGTPEQHAMAQDAVDRWWWPSLMMFGPPDDESAHSAQSMAWKIKRHSNDELRQRFVDICVPQAESLGLTLPDPELRWNEERGHHDFGPIDWTEFKEVLKGNGPCNEQRITQRRRAHDEGAWVREAAAAHAAKHTAVKHTGKTGATRA; encoded by the coding sequence ATGGCGACAGCAGCCGCGCAGCAGACGGCGAGCACACAGGCGTACGGCGCTCGGGGCGCCGTCGGCGACACCACCGCGTACCAGAGCGTCTTCGACGCCGCCGTGGCCGCCGACGAGCGCATCGAGCCGCGCGACTGGATGCCGGACGCCTATCGCGCGACCCTGGTCCGCCAGATCGCGCAGCACGCCCACTCAGAGATCATCGGCATGCAGCCGGAGGCGAACTGGATCACGCGCGCTCCCTCCCTGCGCCGCAAGGCCATCCTGATGGCCAAGGTCCAGGACGAGGCGGGGCACGGCCTCTACCTCTACAGCGCGGCGGAAACCCTCGGCACCGGCCGCGACGAGCTCCTCGACAAGCTCCACTCGGGCCGCCAGAAGTACTCCTCGATCTTCAACTACCCGACCCTCACCTGGGCGGACGTCGGCGCGATCGGCTGGCTCGTGGACGGCGCCGCGATCACCAACCAGGTCCCCCTGTGCCGCTGCTCCTACGGCCCGTACGCACGCGCGATGGTCCGTATCTGCAAGGAGGAGTCCTTCCACCAGCGCCAGGGCTACGAGCTGCTGCTGGCCCTGAGCAAGGGCACGCCCGAGCAGCACGCGATGGCCCAGGACGCGGTGGACCGCTGGTGGTGGCCGTCCCTGATGATGTTCGGCCCGCCCGACGACGAGTCCGCGCACTCCGCGCAGTCGATGGCCTGGAAGATCAAGCGCCATTCCAACGACGAGCTGCGTCAGCGTTTCGTCGACATCTGCGTCCCCCAGGCCGAGTCCCTGGGCCTCACCCTCCCCGACCCGGAGCTGCGGTGGAACGAGGAGCGGGGACACCACGACTTCGGCCCGATCGACTGGACGGAGTTCAAAGAGGTCCTCAAGGGCAACGGCCCGTGCAACGAACAGCGGATCACCCAGCGCCGGCGGGCGCACGACGAGGGCGCCTGGGTGCGGGAGGCGGCCGCGGCCCACGCGGCGAAGCACACAGCGGTGAAGCACACCGGCAAGACAGGAGCGACGCGCGCATGA
- a CDS encoding DUF5819 family protein, with protein MDAYDGGSNARRGPGATSGSGDAPGPGDAPEPEVPAEAYGSHGANGPEAPGELPDVAVESRTRVPAQDRESAGVGSATSDLPAETGHSGLSEPAHAGSAEPAHPGPSQPADTRPSAIRPAAPAPAPDLAPYRASDPEPRTGVGALSLRYQIGVALALAVVAVAVCVHIGMVFLHVAPSNTVTKQHGGAVEDWVYPEFEQNWKLFAPNPLQLNIAVQVRARVRSADGGSRTTGWYDLSAEDGRAVDGNLLPSHTQQNELRRSWDLFVATHDADNRPVGLRGTLSGTYLRRIVVLRLERDHATARGDVLVSVQVRSRTTNVPPPKWSEEKVPVQPVYRELPWWAVTADDTEGSVR; from the coding sequence ATGGACGCGTACGACGGAGGCTCGAACGCCCGGCGAGGACCGGGCGCCACGAGCGGGTCGGGCGATGCCCCCGGGCCGGGCGATGCCCCCGAGCCGGAGGTGCCAGCGGAGGCGTACGGGTCGCACGGGGCGAACGGTCCGGAGGCGCCGGGTGAGCTGCCGGACGTGGCCGTCGAGTCGCGGACGAGGGTCCCCGCGCAGGATCGTGAGTCCGCCGGGGTGGGGTCGGCCACAAGCGATCTGCCCGCCGAGACCGGCCACTCTGGCCTCTCCGAGCCCGCCCACGCAGGCTCCGCCGAGCCCGCCCACCCCGGCCCCTCCCAGCCCGCCGACACCCGCCCCTCCGCGATACGCCCGGCCGCCCCGGCCCCGGCCCCGGACCTCGCCCCCTACCGGGCCTCCGACCCCGAGCCCCGTACCGGTGTGGGCGCCCTCTCCCTCCGCTATCAGATCGGGGTGGCCCTGGCGCTCGCCGTCGTGGCCGTCGCGGTCTGTGTGCACATCGGGATGGTGTTCCTGCACGTCGCGCCGTCGAACACGGTGACCAAGCAGCACGGCGGGGCGGTCGAAGACTGGGTCTATCCGGAGTTCGAGCAGAACTGGAAGCTCTTCGCGCCGAACCCCCTCCAGCTGAACATCGCGGTGCAGGTCCGGGCCCGGGTAAGGAGCGCCGACGGCGGCAGCCGTACGACCGGCTGGTACGACCTGTCCGCCGAGGACGGCCGTGCCGTCGACGGCAATCTGCTGCCCAGCCACACCCAGCAGAACGAGTTGCGCCGCTCCTGGGACCTCTTCGTCGCCACGCACGACGCCGACAACCGGCCGGTCGGCCTGCGCGGCACGCTGTCCGGGACGTATCTCCGCCGCATCGTGGTGCTGCGTCTGGAGCGGGACCACGCGACCGCGCGGGGCGACGTCCTCGTGAGCGTCCAGGTCCGCTCCAGGACCACCAACGTGCCCCCGCCGAAGTGGAGCGAGGAGAAGGTGCCGGTGCAGCCGGTCTACCGCGAGCTGCCCTGGTGGGCCGTGACGGCGGACGACACCGAGGGGAGCGTCCGGTGA
- the paaC gene encoding 1,2-phenylacetyl-CoA epoxidase subunit PaaC, with protein sequence MSTPETTAAPAASPISRAAAIALGDDALVLSHRLGEWAGHAPVLEEEVALANIALDLLGQARVLLSLVGDEDELAYLREERAFRNLQLVEQPNGDFAHTIVRQLYFSTYQHLLYAELAAGGGPFAPLAAKAVKEVAYHRDHAEQWTLRLGDGTEESHARMLRACEALWRFTGEMFQPVEGVEVDGERMEAAWLASVGEILRRATLGVPEGPRSGAWAAGAGRQGLHTEPFGRMLAEMQHLHRSHPGASW encoded by the coding sequence GTGAGCACACCTGAGACGACGGCTGCTCCCGCGGCCTCCCCGATTTCCCGGGCCGCCGCGATCGCCCTCGGCGACGACGCGCTGGTGCTCTCGCACCGCCTCGGCGAGTGGGCGGGCCACGCCCCCGTCCTGGAGGAGGAGGTCGCCCTCGCCAACATCGCCCTCGACCTGCTCGGCCAGGCCCGGGTGCTGCTGTCCCTGGTGGGCGACGAGGACGAACTGGCGTATCTGCGCGAGGAGCGCGCCTTCCGCAACCTCCAGCTGGTGGAGCAGCCGAACGGCGACTTCGCCCACACCATCGTCCGCCAGCTGTACTTCTCCACCTACCAGCACCTGCTGTACGCCGAACTGGCCGCGGGCGGCGGCCCCTTCGCCCCGCTCGCCGCGAAGGCCGTCAAGGAGGTCGCCTACCACCGCGACCACGCCGAGCAGTGGACCCTGCGGCTCGGTGACGGCACCGAGGAGAGCCACGCGCGGATGCTGCGGGCGTGCGAGGCGCTGTGGCGGTTCACGGGCGAGATGTTCCAGCCGGTGGAGGGTGTGGAGGTCGACGGGGAGCGCATGGAGGCCGCCTGGCTGGCGTCCGTGGGGGAGATCCTGCGCCGGGCCACCCTGGGCGTGCCCGAGGGGCCGCGCTCGGGTGCGTGGGCCGCCGGGGCGGGACGACAGGGCCTGCACACCGAGCCCTTCGGGCGGATGCTCGCCGAGATGCAGCACCTGCACCGCAGTCACCCGGGGGCGTCATGGTGA